In uncultured Bacteroides sp., one genomic interval encodes:
- a CDS encoding two-component regulator propeller domain-containing protein yields MRKHLLFIFLSLFSVALYGQSLLNIKHYSVQDGLSQKNIQNFIQDDNGYIWMATWNGLERFDGYMFRNFKTYPNSSVRIANHRFIKIIKTSLNNIWCLTYDNRLYLFNTHQNKFEDITSYSKNLINSISNVHVLNNGISWVIGTQKELYRIDEKKFPSSDAVQLYTNRGNLGDVIYNILQDKDGDEWILTNNGTMIVGKKKIANQMPFQFMVETSAGIYLATSKGFFARYDKISKNVLPCVPEKSISMIRGLEKLNDNKIAILQEFGVIIYDLRKKNFKPFNVPIDIRSNFFQDKSGIIWLLSNIGKAIRLDYHTGKIDLLDYPKYKELPGDIQRPFIHGDEFGTVWIKPSDGELCFYNKETRRLEQAYVTDFGVKSFTSIQVSSYFIDKHKNIWYADGNGFDNISFRQKSFDYLSNEYSKSVGRAIMEDRKKRLWIGWKRNNKGQDGIVSLYDSNNRWIGNLSKEGEISPDHSTRFYKTDVYCIYEDRGNNIWIGTREEGLFLLRPKGDKSYQITRFLPDKNDKFSISSNAIYSIIQDYRGRMWIGTYGGGINLINNIQDNGKLRFIHSGNILNNYPNHLCDRVRCLYETKDKELLIGTTGGLLSFSLNFSRPETIRFYHNICGERYSSLSNNDVMNISQTRSGKLFLTTLSGGVSLLQSKSFLSENLEFKHYNATNGQVPDLSLSTIEDLKGNIWVVSENKLLKFDARMNLLEEYSDQILMSETKPLLCSSGKLAFGSMYGVLCISPQGAHKSSYVPPIVFSHLDIYLNNASRRQDICSNEAQTLGAKERNFTITFAALDYVDSHAIKYAYRIKGLNDHWIVLGNNRSASLVNVPAGDYVFQVKSTNADGVWVDNVTSLPIHIKPTFGETVWAIILYIILAIAVLLLVGYFVMRMTNLKRRVDFEQQLTNLKLRFFTDISHELRTPLTLIASPIEEVISNEKLTEEGMENMQVAKRNTERMLRLINQILDFRKIQNEKMKVYVEQVDVVPLIKKIFENFQPMAHTRNIDFKLSCDVESIVIYTDVDKLEKILFNLLSNAFKYTSNEKSITLSVSGEKNVLYFSVKDEGRGINTQKINQLFARFETLDDSDPSISTGIGLSLVKELLNLLHGSIKVESKLGEGSLFSVKLPGSYEAFKDDANAEFILSDSGKGEIQKEEEIITDTVPEERETRILIIEDNDELRHFISNVLSKDYVVLEAVNGKEGLDITHAEIPDIVVSDIMMPEMDGIEYLKAVKNDSNICHIPVILLSAKSSLNDQIHGLEYGADDYMTKPFSATYLKAKIDSLLKQRQLLYDFYTSNKTKTAKEPVTLDKITPSTPQLTHFDDDFIKNIVQSVEDNIQNPDFRIDDLADAMRMSRTVFYRKVKSLMGVSPVDFVKNMRLKRAIQLLEQETYNVSEVAYMSGFTTPQYFSRVFKEAMNCTPKEYMTRKK; encoded by the coding sequence ATGAGGAAACATCTTCTTTTTATATTTCTATCTCTTTTCTCTGTGGCTCTTTATGGTCAGAGCCTGCTCAATATTAAGCATTACTCTGTGCAGGATGGATTGTCTCAAAAGAATATTCAGAACTTCATACAGGATGATAATGGTTATATCTGGATGGCTACATGGAATGGACTGGAACGTTTTGACGGGTATATGTTTCGTAATTTTAAAACTTACCCCAACAGTTCAGTTCGCATAGCGAATCATCGATTTATAAAAATTATAAAGACTTCATTAAATAATATATGGTGCCTTACCTACGATAATAGGTTGTATCTGTTCAATACTCACCAAAATAAATTTGAGGATATTACTTCTTATTCCAAAAATCTCATCAACTCTATTTCAAATGTGCATGTTTTAAATAATGGAATTTCCTGGGTGATAGGAACTCAAAAAGAATTATATCGTATTGATGAAAAGAAATTCCCTTCCTCCGATGCTGTTCAGTTGTATACAAACCGTGGTAATTTGGGAGATGTTATCTACAATATATTGCAGGATAAAGATGGAGACGAATGGATATTGACCAATAACGGGACAATGATTGTTGGAAAGAAAAAGATTGCAAACCAGATGCCTTTTCAATTCATGGTAGAAACATCTGCGGGTATCTATTTGGCAACTTCAAAAGGATTTTTTGCAAGGTATGACAAGATAAGCAAGAATGTACTGCCTTGTGTGCCCGAAAAATCAATATCAATGATTCGTGGTCTGGAGAAACTTAATGATAATAAAATTGCAATTCTTCAGGAATTTGGAGTCATCATCTATGATCTGCGGAAAAAGAACTTTAAGCCATTTAATGTACCAATAGACATTAGATCTAATTTCTTTCAGGATAAATCTGGCATAATATGGTTGCTAAGTAATATTGGTAAAGCTATTCGTCTGGATTATCATACAGGAAAGATTGATTTACTTGATTATCCAAAGTATAAAGAGTTACCTGGCGATATTCAACGGCCTTTTATACATGGAGATGAATTTGGTACCGTATGGATAAAGCCTTCAGATGGTGAACTATGTTTTTATAACAAAGAAACGCGACGTTTAGAGCAGGCATACGTAACTGATTTTGGAGTTAAGTCTTTTACTTCAATTCAGGTATCCAGCTATTTTATAGACAAGCATAAAAATATATGGTATGCAGATGGGAATGGCTTTGATAATATCTCATTCCGCCAGAAGAGTTTCGATTATCTTTCTAACGAATACAGCAAGAGTGTTGGCCGTGCCATTATGGAAGACCGTAAAAAACGTCTTTGGATTGGCTGGAAACGTAATAATAAGGGACAGGATGGTATTGTTTCTTTGTATGATTCGAATAATCGCTGGATAGGAAATTTATCAAAAGAAGGAGAAATATCACCTGATCATTCAACTAGATTTTATAAAACAGATGTGTATTGCATCTATGAAGATAGGGGAAATAATATTTGGATAGGTACAAGGGAAGAGGGACTTTTCCTGCTTCGCCCCAAAGGAGATAAAAGCTACCAGATTACTCGCTTCTTACCTGATAAGAATGATAAATTTAGTATTTCTTCCAATGCTATATATTCAATTATTCAGGATTACAGAGGCCGAATGTGGATTGGTACTTACGGTGGAGGTATTAATTTGATTAATAATATTCAGGATAACGGAAAATTGCGTTTTATTCATTCCGGGAATATTCTCAATAATTATCCAAATCATCTGTGTGACAGAGTGCGTTGTCTGTACGAAACAAAAGATAAAGAGCTTTTGATTGGAACTACAGGTGGACTACTTTCTTTCTCGTTAAATTTCTCACGACCGGAAACTATACGTTTTTATCACAATATCTGTGGTGAGCGTTATTCAAGTCTGAGCAATAACGATGTTATGAATATATCTCAGACCAGGAGTGGAAAATTATTTCTCACAACATTAAGTGGAGGAGTCAGCTTATTGCAAAGTAAAAGTTTTCTGTCAGAGAATCTAGAGTTTAAGCATTACAATGCAACAAATGGACAAGTTCCCGATTTGTCTCTTTCAACAATAGAGGATTTGAAAGGAAATATCTGGGTTGTTTCCGAAAATAAATTGCTAAAGTTTGATGCCCGGATGAACTTGCTCGAAGAATACAGTGACCAGATATTGATGTCCGAAACCAAACCGTTGCTCTGTTCGTCGGGAAAGCTGGCCTTTGGTTCAATGTATGGCGTGTTGTGCATATCTCCTCAAGGTGCTCATAAAAGTAGTTATGTTCCTCCCATTGTATTTTCACATCTGGATATCTATCTCAATAATGCCTCACGCCGACAGGATATTTGCAGTAACGAGGCACAAACTCTGGGAGCCAAAGAGCGCAACTTTACAATAACTTTCGCAGCGTTAGATTATGTAGATTCACATGCCATAAAGTATGCTTATCGCATTAAGGGGCTGAATGATCATTGGATTGTATTGGGAAACAATCGCTCGGCAAGTTTGGTAAACGTGCCTGCCGGTGATTATGTTTTTCAGGTAAAATCAACAAATGCAGATGGTGTATGGGTTGACAACGTAACTTCTTTGCCTATTCATATTAAACCTACTTTCGGAGAAACTGTCTGGGCTATTATATTGTATATAATATTAGCCATTGCAGTATTGTTGTTGGTTGGCTATTTTGTTATGCGAATGACTAACTTGAAACGCCGGGTAGATTTTGAGCAACAGCTTACTAACCTGAAATTACGTTTCTTTACTGACATATCTCACGAACTTCGCACTCCTTTAACGCTTATTGCCAGTCCGATAGAAGAAGTTATCAGCAACGAAAAGCTTACAGAGGAAGGCATGGAAAATATGCAGGTTGCCAAACGAAATACGGAAAGAATGCTTAGGCTGATTAATCAAATACTCGATTTCCGTAAAATTCAGAATGAGAAAATGAAAGTTTATGTGGAACAGGTAGATGTTGTTCCGCTGATAAAAAAGATTTTTGAGAACTTTCAGCCTATGGCTCATACACGAAACATTGATTTCAAACTTAGTTGCGATGTTGAATCAATTGTTATATATACCGATGTTGATAAGTTAGAGAAGATTCTCTTTAACCTGTTGTCTAATGCATTTAAATATACTTCCAATGAGAAAAGCATAACGCTTTCTGTTTCCGGTGAAAAGAATGTATTGTATTTCAGTGTAAAAGATGAAGGACGAGGTATAAATACTCAGAAAATTAATCAGCTATTTGCTCGTTTTGAGACTTTAGATGATTCCGATCCAAGTATTTCAACTGGTATAGGACTTTCTCTGGTTAAAGAACTGCTGAACTTATTGCATGGATCCATCAAGGTTGAAAGCAAACTCGGTGAAGGAAGTCTTTTTTCTGTGAAACTTCCCGGCAGTTATGAGGCTTTTAAAGATGATGCAAATGCAGAATTTATTTTGAGCGACAGTGGAAAGGGCGAAATACAAAAGGAAGAAGAGATTATTACTGACACAGTTCCCGAAGAAAGAGAAACCCGGATTCTGATTATTGAAGATAATGATGAGTTGCGCCATTTTATTTCTAATGTTCTAAGTAAGGACTATGTAGTGCTTGAAGCGGTGAACGGCAAAGAAGGACTGGATATAACTCATGCTGAGATTCCTGATATAGTAGTAAGCGATATTATGATGCCCGAGATGGATGGTATTGAATATCTGAAGGCTGTGAAGAATGATAGCAATATCTGTCATATTCCTGTTATTCTATTATCTGCCAAGTCGTCTTTGAACGATCAGATTCATGGATTGGAATATGGTGCCGACGATTATATGACGAAACCTTTCAGTGCTACTTATCTGAAAGCAAAAATAGATTCACTGTTGAAACAGCGACAGTTGCTTTACGATTTTTATACATCTAATAAAACAAAAACCGCGAAAGAACCCGTTACTCTTGATAAGATAACTCCTTCAACGCCTCAGCTAACTCATTTTGATGATGATTTTATCAAGAATATAGTTCAGAGCGTAGAAGATAATATCCAGAATCCTGACTTCAGAATTGATGATTTAGCTGATGCTATGAGAATGAGCAGAACAGTTTTTTATCGTAAAGTGAAATCTCTCATGGGTGTTTCTCCGGTAGATTTTGTTAAGAACATGCGTTTAAAGAGGGCCATCCAGTTATTGGAGCAAGAGACTTATAATGTTTCGGAAGTTGCATATATGAGTGGCTTTACAACTCCTCAATATTTTAGCAGAGTGTTTAAGGAGGCTATGAATTGTACTCCCAAAGAATATATGACCCGTAAAAAGTAA